A segment of the Pieris napi chromosome 5, ilPieNapi1.2, whole genome shotgun sequence genome:
ATCTATGTCAGTAAAAGTGTAACTAGCGTAGTATAATTAATGCGGTTACAAGCTAATCGgttattttttctattcatTTACACATATACTGTCAGATTTTTTAGCTTAACAAcactttttgatttttttacttaacaaCTTagcatgtaatttttttttaagtgtgtgcttatattttattactaaataactACTTATTCTTCTGcgtaatatgttttattgtttcaaaattaaacaatCGCAATGATGTCGTGGGAAAGTtggtgtaattaataatttaaaatgacgaAATATTGGGTTTTTTGTTTCAGAATGAATAGTACCATTATTGTAAATCCTatgaatttataaagaaaatccggaaaaaaacatatttctaatttaaaaatcaacgtctaccaatttatatatttgtaccaatcagtttgaattaaaatctACCGAGACCGCAGATATTGAAATCATTTTTCAAGCCATTTTTTCAATCCGTATCAACAACACTATCGGATAGTGTAAAGAGTTCTTGCAAAAGAATACAGGCTCTTAATTTTGAATAGATACATTATCATGACATTAGAATATTTATTGCCTGTGCGATCTATTTTATGAGTTTTATAAAGTTCAAGGCTTTACGTAATAGTAGGTCATACCATTGTGTTGCTGTGATGGTAATTGCCTGGTAATTACTGAGATTGTCACCTAACCATAGATATCTCATATTATAAACGTATGTTCATAAAGTCATTTATTACCAATACTGGTAATAAATTCCTTTATGCGTGATCCAAGTGTTTAACGGATAAATGAAAATCAATATATTGAAGAACTATAACTGGGAAAAAATGTGTAGCAGTCGtgtaaaccaaagacaatacgCGCAATAATCAAAAATACGTCATAAggttcatttataaataaaaatgttattattatttttaccacAATACGGGGAAAGTTCGATCTAGAATTGACAGTAAGAAACTGTATATTCTAttgtgtatataattattgtgtttGGCAACTATTacaagttgaaaattaaaacaacaattttaatattaaagaaatattgtttttagcTTTGAAAATAGGTGTTTTATATGGTTGTGTCATTTatcatttcataaataaacaGATAAGTAAAGATTAAATTGGGTATAATAACTAACTTAATTCAAACTTAATATAAGTACAATTACGATGTAATAGCTTTTATcttaacaaataattgttGTAATTGTGATAAATACCTGATTGGCTGAATACTGATGGCAcgataagtaaataaataactagaCCCGCATACAAATTCAGCGCCATAAATCCTCCTATCTTGGTAACATTTACAGCTCTGAAATAAGTTATCACAGAAAATACCACAGATAGCCACATTTTAATTCTTCactttaattttcataaaaacaaatgcacaTCAATTAAAAAGAAGTTCGCTTCATTTCGCGCCATTCATTCATTTtccgtttttaaattaaaacgatataaaaactttttgttaaaataaaaaggcgCGAATGCCCACTAGACGCATGCGCGACGCGAAACGTGCGTACTGCACCACGATTCCCACAGATTTCGATATAAAAATCGAGAGTGATTATGAAATTGAAACATCTCGAACGTTTTGaaaccatttttaataatttattacacacAATAGGTCATGAaagtagtaataaatatattgcgatcttatataataatagttatattataatgctTTTTATACTAAATCTAAACTTCTCGTTACCCAACTGgctcataatatatatatatatatatatattaacttttaCCCTAATAATACTGCGTTTTGTTTTCGTCCCATATTCAGTACTCACTATTACGTTTTATTTCaacattttcacataaaacatCGTCTCAAAAAATCTCGTAAAACCAGTGATTGAAACACCTGATGTAagtgaaaatatgttttatagtCCAGTAGTCGGTAAAATTTGAATGAACAAAATGGGTCGgtataacagttttatttgcactgtaaacaataaaacctatttatatgtcatttaattaataaaattactctATACAAGAAGGTAAGTTTCTTGTTGACTGTCCGACTGTTAAAAAAGTCGCTTTTTATTAATGGGGAGATTTGAAACTCCCCACTGCTTAGCTTCTCGGCCACAGATTTGGCTGATGGCGtggctaattattattattattaaatgtttaggtttataaataaaaaataaataaaattcttttacCCAACCGAATAAATCCTTATCTCCAATTTAAGTGCAAAAAAATCGTAGGAGCCGGCGGAAATCAAATAATCGTTAATTATTTATCGATAACCTCATAACAGCTCTCGTGTCATTAAATTACGCTTTGACCGCCGTGTtccgtttttaaatattttcttttttaattctttttgaatttttctatgAAGGTTCAATTTAAAATGGCTACTGTCATAGGCAAAATGTGTGTTATCTTATTGGTGATGAGTTTAAGTAAAGGAGCGACGGAAAATAGCACTGGCGCAGAAAAGAATACCACGCCGTCTTCGGAAAAGAAATGCCCACCTCTGTGCATAGTTATTCCATTTCATCCTATTCctacctattattattatccctACTATTATCCAACGATTTGGGTGTTTGGCTAGGTtagattgaataaatattatactaacTATTTGGCCCATcatttttaatcatatagtaaattatttattcgaaatttgaaatagTTTTAGGATCGAGTTTTGGATAAAGAtagtcattttttttaaattcagaggtataaatttttaatatgtcgttgttattatattccttaaaatcatgataaattaaattacttaatatactaaattatattaaatttcagatgCTTCTTCAGATTGTTCTTATTACTCTGTTGGATGAAGGAACCGCTTATTACAGAGATTGGGGGCCTATTCTGTCCCCATTCACACCTGGCGTGGTTCCTATTCAGACTGAATGTGACGAATCAGGAAGGCCATGTCTTGAACTGCCGGATAAAAAAATTTGCAAAGAAAAATTCACACAACCTCACTTTCCTTGGCTTCCTCTGCCCTGGTGGTTTTTCTACTGCCAATCACTCATTGCCCCAAAAATGGGCCCCAGAGTTATCACTACATCAAGTACGATACATCCATATTTTTCGAAGACGTTGGAGGAGTTTTTAAGGTTCCAAAGACAaagaaaaaggttttaaaagtAAAGTGTTATATGTAAAGGATGCTGGCTGgttatacattaaaaagatttattctatttttaaatcatactcAGCATAAAACctataaactttataattattttactctaTGTAAAGATTTTGTGTGTTgtatttttgataattattagcgataataaatgatatattcGAATATAATGAGAATaagtttgatttaaattcaAGACATAAAGTCCGGGCTTATAGCTAagtgaaattttgaaaatcgaaTTCAATCGTAAGAAAAGACCGCCATAAATTTCCATTGGTTGTATACAAAGAATCAGAAatttacataacttttatataagtaCTCATTTTGCTGCTATTGTTTTTCTATGATATATGATTATCATATAAATgagtataaaaatatcgaattattatacaaacttTTGATAAGCTACAACAACTTTGGCCACGTTTTAATATAACGTCAAATATATGTGCGTCAAATATAACAtcaattttagttattttagttTACTTACTACAAAAAAGGACGGAATTTTTAATGTCAAGgacatttatttgtttaaatttgcaCTTTAAAACGCCTGTCAACATCCAATCGAAGAATTCTTGCTTGAAAGAGTATATTTCCCAAATGGTCCTTTAGTCACCAGGATCTAATGATGACGTCCAGGAGAAATGTAGTGAACTGATTTATTGGAAGGCAGTATCATGAAATTCATAAGTTTATTAAGTTCTTGGCatcaaaataatagtattattcCTTTGTATAAAAGTTCACTAATAATTATGCTTtatccttttttaattaaaattatgacgaaagctattctatttttaaatctaacagAAAACATTCAAAATCTTCATAATAGACGAAGAATAATAGTGGCCAAGAAAGTGCATATAGACTaatttattcttttgtattgtacatttttaataacctACTTCTGAGATAGCTTAAAAGTATAACAACGCAAATAATTATGAACATTTTTTcggatatatatattatttgtatttttatatagttaaaaaaagataGACTGGAGCACTTAAAAACTTATATGCCAGGTATGCCAAATTGTTTGCGCCTAAGATGGCGTTGTAGCAAAACACACATTTAGTGTTAATTGTCAGGAAATTTTCCATTTATAAAAccataaaaactttatatcCGATTTAACGcccattaattttaatagttttaaaattaatcagtaaTAAAATCTTAGGTAAACTTCATTATTTTTGACTATGAAAACAAAGGTGATTATTGTTCAACAAtcttttacttaattattaaaagtaaatttgttaattatgttttaaaatttgtctTGTGTTATTTAGTGACAACGAGTACCATTCTTAGGTGTTTAACTggctataattaaatatatatatacatttatttatttatttccacatCATTCTATCTTAACAGTTAATACTAATACGATAGAACGACACAATAGTACATACCTACACCAATTAtcctacataaaaaaacattaaaaaaatatattatattataaatatatatatgtttacaaGAGTTCGTCTCTCAACCCTCAGGTCTTGTGAGATTttcctttctatgtgcacattcaACACGTACTTGTGGGCGAACATTGTATAGGTACCGGCAAGTCCACTAGGCACTATTTGCTTAcaatcaagaaaaaaaaaatgtattcctTTTAAACTCATATCATGGTATTCTTTAGGTAATCGTACTCTTGCTGTGTCTCTATTCCGTTTCCACCAAAATCTGGAAAACAACTAATAGGGATGTGCCGGGGGTCCATAGACAAGAACTGTCATACGTTACGTTACCTGACAAGGACTTCTGTCAATTTATGAGAAAAAGCGGGGGAGACGAGCTAGTGCTGCCATGGTGGCAATACTACTGCGATGAAGAACACGAGCAGGAAATTGGAAAGAAGAATGTCTACTTTCCGATGTATAATTCAATTGTTGAACGAATTCAATGGTATCGCAGTCATGGGATTTTCAAACCTGCCAATACTGAACTAAAGGAAACTAATAGCAAATTCctgtaaatgttttttttattttcaattttgagATACTTCAAATAAGGAAACATTCATCTTGTGTTGggatttttagtttaaaataaaaatacaaaagcgttttattgtaaaaatgtatattgcaaattatttatgCTAGTATAGTCTGATCATGCCATCATGAGCGTGTTAATTACTATAAGCATTCTACTTAAGTCGTATTTCTCggtaaaagaaaaagaaatcctaaaaaagaaaatcctaagacagaaattttaaatgatttaattatatgaatctactccttgtttttttttataaatcaggggcaaacaggcaggaggctcacctgatgttaagtgataccgcccatggacactctcaatgcctgagggctcgcgagtgcgttgtcggcctttaaATGTCAGTTAtgtgatcatttatttttcgtaatagacaagtaggtgaccagccttgtgcctgacacaggcCGTAATTTTTTAGGCACGCCGGTATCGAACGAGGTGAAAAACTTTGGCGTATATAGAAAACATCTTTAGGTGCAGGGTTTAGAGGTGTACGCTCAATCCACTAGGCACTGCTCTTAGTTTTACAAGTATAATTCGATTTGGAACATTCAAAACAAACACATCGATAACATTACTCAAACAAGTGCTTTGTTTTTGAAAGTTGCAGTTAGTTTCAGTGTTATGAACAAGAATGCAGTTTTTATTTGTGGTACGTGTTACATAATTGGCTAATTTGCTGTTATTCagctttaattaattcattaattatctctaattataatttaaagaacgGTGTTAGCTTGGCTACATTgcttaaaataagtattttttcttCTAGTGAATCACTAGGTACTTCGTACGCAGTAGGGATTCTTGTACATTAATTGTGAATAATATTGAAACTTTGTGTGAAAGTCTTACTTGTTGGTTAGCACATTGGTAGTTTTAGAAAACttgaaaataagttttatttaaaaataattgaagtcAATTGAAGGACTCTTATTAAGATAAGAGTTATCAAATATAACCATAAAAATAAGATCCTTCAAATCAATACCGTTCCCAAATCCTATATACGATATGTCATACAATACCATACTACCACTACTATACACATGTGTCATGGGCAGTCGGTATATATTGCGATATATAAAATCATCATATGACGCTGACGGTATACGCATGTCATGTCATGGTTCTGGTTTGTCTCACCTTCCTACACAAATCGTCGTAAGACCGATATAACTTATCTTACTTACTGACAATGTTCTCTTTCAGACAATACTTGCACTTCACTTAACATTAGTAGTATGCAAGCGGAAATACAAAGATTCCTCCTCCGAAGAAAGTATAGAAAACGTCCTCTACTACCAGGATTGCAAGCATAAACGCGACCAACCAGCGGCAGTACAAATGCGAGCCGTTGAACCACCGACAACCAAGAAGCCCCAGGAATGCAAAATGTGTTGTTCTATGTGCTGTGGCGAGGAGTGTCAACAGTCAAGCACTTGCAACCAACAAAAGCCTCAAATGAGACAGCCCCAGTTCACACCAGTGAAGAAAATTGAGCCAGCTCGAGCCACCCGGCCGCGCGTACAAAATCAAAACCCATTTTTTGCTAGAAGAGAATTTGGATTgacaaaagaaaacattaaGAGCCTTATATCTCAAGATACGGATATAAGAAAGATTTTAAAGGACTTGGTAAGAGTAACAATGCAGAAGGTGGACCTGATGCAGCTATTGAAGGCGAAGCAGACAGAGAAGCCGTTGCTGAAAGAGAGCGAGTATGAAAATGATTTATAAAGACACacatctgtaaataaaaagtacacATTCTATCAAAAGGTTTCTTTTTCTTGGAATTTCGTGTTTTTAAATGCAGATTTTCTCTTGTATATTATGATGTTTACAAATGTTCAAATTTGTTTGCCAACAAATTCTATAAAACTATATGctgtataattaatacaatatttattacaaaaataaattaataaatattgtgtaggtatgtggggtcactctgcatcttctaacGCATTTACCACGAAAAGTATTcagattaatacctgcagctgagggAGGGTCTGGTCTGTGTTTTTACGGTTCCCAGTACGACATGTTTGCATCGCATGGTAGCACAGGTGCAGACCTACCCTACCACATCCCTCTGATGGGTAGGGTGGCGTGGTCTTGGGAGGAGTGCAGGTCACTGAGATCCCCAAGGCAAGCTTGGTGGACTATCCTTCTCGAGGTTGCCGACCCCGTTTTTGGTCTATTACCCTATGTAATAGACGCAACTGAAACCACCAAGCGATTAATTGCAGGGATGGAGAGGTCATGTCCTTGCAAGTTCATCATCCAAAAAGATAGGATGGTGGACAGTAAATGACCTCCCGCGTGTTTGTGCCGTGCGCGGGGACCCGTACGGGGGGATGAAGGAGTCCTGGGGGTTGAGTGTGACAGTGCGCCGGGAACAGTTGTGCGCTGCACACAACATGCCTCTTTGGTCTGGATTTCTCCTCACACGGGAGGCCATGGACTAGCTACCTGTGGTCAACCGGCTGCGGTATCCCATAAGCGGGCTACCAAGCGAGAGTCGGGGTGTGGGGGGGGGGGCCGTCGGCGAGGCTCGGGACTCGGGGTGAGTTTGCGTCATCGTCTCGTGATGCGAACAGCTCCGTACTTCCTGGCAGCGTGCGGACGCGTCTGCCTTCCTACGCACTGGCTCTATACCGGAGGAGTAGCTCTGGCGTTTGCTTGCTGAGCAAGTGACGCCCCCGACTGAGGACTCCGTGGCGGGTGGAGAGCTCTGACGGTGAATTTATTACCTAACACCTCATGGACAAAGAGgcttcaaaaacaaataaacagaACAAAAACAAGGCCACATCTAAGGATGTGGAATCTAACAAACAACACAGGGTTGCGTCTCAGGACGGGTCACGGTGCAAGGCGCCAGTGACACGACACTTTGATGCCCCTGTTTCTCACAAGGATGCGCCAATCCCGGCAGCGTCCAGTGAAATCGAAGGAAAGGGAATCGACTGGGGACAAGCCAAACCGGGCTGCACCCAGGACCGTACCCAATCCATCAGAAACGACAAAACCACTGCACAGGGAAGCGTCCTCCGTCGCGGCTAGGTTAACTGCGTCGGTTGAGCCAAAGGAGGTCACTCTGG
Coding sequences within it:
- the LOC125049839 gene encoding uncharacterized protein LOC125049839 → MQFLFVTILALHLTLVVCKRKYKDSSSEESIENVLYYQDCKHKRDQPAAVQMRAVEPPTTKKPQECKMCCSMCCGEECQQSSTCNQQKPQMRQPQFTPVKKIEPARATRPRVQNQNPFFARREFGLTKENIKSLISQDTDIRKILKDLVRVTMQKVDLMQLLKAKQTEKPLLKESEYENDL